Proteins from one Strix uralensis isolate ZFMK-TIS-50842 chromosome 14, bStrUra1, whole genome shotgun sequence genomic window:
- the SEPTIN8 gene encoding septin-8 isoform X3 has protein sequence MAATDLERFSNEEKRNLSLGGHVGFDSLPDQLVSKSVTQGFSFNILCVGETGIGKSTLMNTLFNTTFETEEASHYESAVRLRPRTYDLQESNVHLKLTIVDAVGFGDQINKDERPIVEYIDTQFENYLQEELKIRRSLFNYHDTRIHVCLYFITPTGHSLKSLDLVTMKKLDSKVNIIPIIAKADTISKSELHKFKIKIMSELVSNGVQIYQFPTDDEAVAEINSAMNAHLPFAVVGSTEEVKVGNKLVRARQYPWGVVQVENESHCDFVKLREMLIRVNMEDLREQTHTRHYELYRRCKLEEMGFKDTDPDSQPFSLQETYETKRKEFLGELQKKEEEMRQMFVNKVKETEAELKEKERELHEKFEHLKRIHQEEKRKVEDKRRELEEEMNTFNRRKVAVETLQSQSLQATSQQPLKKDKDKKNRSVITGNHSGVSLSSSKVMITKANVEPLNCTSWWHAIQCCSCLVKNATWREGFV, from the exons AATGAAGAGAAGAGGAACCTTTCCCTGGGGGGCCATGTCGGCTTCGACAGTCTCCCCGACCAGCTGGTCAGCAAGTCTGTCACACAAGGCTTCAGCTTCAACATCCTCTGCGTGG GTGAGACTGGCATTGGGAAATCCACACTAATGAATACCCTCTTCAATACCACGTTTGAGACGGAGGAAGCCAGTCACTATGAGAGCGCAGTTCGCTTGCGGCCGCGGACCTACGACCTGCAGGAGAGCAACGTCCACCTGAAGCTAACGATTGTGGATGCGGTTGGATTTGGGGATCAGATAAATAAAGATGAAAG GCCGATAGTTGAGTACATTGATACGCAGTTTGAAAACTATTTGCAAGAAGAACTGAAAATCCGCCGATCTCTCTTCAACTATCACGACACGAGGATTCACGTCTGCCTGTACTTCATCACCCCAACTGGGCACTCGCTCAAGTCCTTGGACCTGGTGACAATGAAGAAGCTGGATAGCAAG gtGAACATCATCCCGATTATTGCCAAAGCAGACACCATCTCCAAGAGCGAGTTGCACAAGTTCAAGATCAAGATAATGAGCGAGCTTGTCAGCAATGGGGTACAGATCTATCAGTTCCCCACAGACGACGAAGCGGTCGCCGAGATCAACTCTGCGATGAAC GCTCATCTGCCCTTCGCTGTGGTCGGCAGCACGGAGGAGGTGAAAGTTGGGAACAAGCTGGTGAGAGCTCGGCAGTACCCTTGGGGAGTGGTGCAAG TTGAGAACGAAAGTCACTGTGACTTTGTGAAGCTGCGGGAAATGTTGATTCGAGTCAACATGGAGGATCTTCGGGAGCAGACTCACACCCGCCACTACGAGCTGTACAGGAGGTGCAAACTGGAAGAGATGGGCTTCAAGGACACAGACCCAGACAGCCAGCCCTTCAG CCTCCAAGAAACGTACGAGACCAAAAGGAAAGAGTTCTTGGGCGAGCtccagaagaaagaggaagaaatgagacaaATGTTTGTTAACAAAGTCAAGGAGACGGAGGCAGAGctgaaagagaaggagagagag CTGCATGAGAAATTTGAGCACTTAAAAAGGATACaccaggaggagaaaaggaaggtgGAGGATaagaggagggagctggaggaagagatgAACACCTTCAACAGGAGGAAAGTAGCAGTGGAAACCTTGCAGTCCCAATCCTTGCAGGCTACCTCACAGCAGCCACTGAAGAAggacaaagacaagaaaaa CAGATCAGTAATAACAGGAAACCACTCAGGAGTGAGCCTCTCCAGCTCCAAGGTGATGATCACCAAAGCCAACGTGGAGCCCCTGAACTGCACTAGCTGGTGGCACGCCATccagtgctgcagctgcctggTCAAGAACGCGACGTGGCGGGAAGGGTTCGTCTGA
- the SEPTIN8 gene encoding septin-8 isoform X2, which translates to MAATDLERFSNEEKRNLSLGGHVGFDSLPDQLVSKSVTQGFSFNILCVGETGIGKSTLMNTLFNTTFETEEASHYESAVRLRPRTYDLQESNVHLKLTIVDAVGFGDQINKDESYRPIVEYIDTQFENYLQEELKIRRSLFNYHDTRIHVCLYFITPTGHSLKSLDLVTMKKLDSKVNIIPIIAKADTISKSELHKFKIKIMSELVSNGVQIYQFPTDDEAVAEINSAMNAHLPFAVVGSTEEVKVGNKLVRARQYPWGVVQVENESHCDFVKLREMLIRVNMEDLREQTHTRHYELYRRCKLEEMGFKDTDPDSQPFSLQETYETKRKEFLGELQKKEEEMRQMFVNKVKETEAELKEKERELHEKFEHLKRIHQEEKRKVEDKRRELEEEMNTFNRRKVAVETLQSQSLQATSQQPLKKDKDKKKSVITGNHSGVSLSSSKVMITKANVEPLNCTSWWHAIQCCSCLVKNATWREGFV; encoded by the exons AATGAAGAGAAGAGGAACCTTTCCCTGGGGGGCCATGTCGGCTTCGACAGTCTCCCCGACCAGCTGGTCAGCAAGTCTGTCACACAAGGCTTCAGCTTCAACATCCTCTGCGTGG GTGAGACTGGCATTGGGAAATCCACACTAATGAATACCCTCTTCAATACCACGTTTGAGACGGAGGAAGCCAGTCACTATGAGAGCGCAGTTCGCTTGCGGCCGCGGACCTACGACCTGCAGGAGAGCAACGTCCACCTGAAGCTAACGATTGTGGATGCGGTTGGATTTGGGGATCAGATAAATAAAGATGAAAG TTACAGGCCGATAGTTGAGTACATTGATACGCAGTTTGAAAACTATTTGCAAGAAGAACTGAAAATCCGCCGATCTCTCTTCAACTATCACGACACGAGGATTCACGTCTGCCTGTACTTCATCACCCCAACTGGGCACTCGCTCAAGTCCTTGGACCTGGTGACAATGAAGAAGCTGGATAGCAAG gtGAACATCATCCCGATTATTGCCAAAGCAGACACCATCTCCAAGAGCGAGTTGCACAAGTTCAAGATCAAGATAATGAGCGAGCTTGTCAGCAATGGGGTACAGATCTATCAGTTCCCCACAGACGACGAAGCGGTCGCCGAGATCAACTCTGCGATGAAC GCTCATCTGCCCTTCGCTGTGGTCGGCAGCACGGAGGAGGTGAAAGTTGGGAACAAGCTGGTGAGAGCTCGGCAGTACCCTTGGGGAGTGGTGCAAG TTGAGAACGAAAGTCACTGTGACTTTGTGAAGCTGCGGGAAATGTTGATTCGAGTCAACATGGAGGATCTTCGGGAGCAGACTCACACCCGCCACTACGAGCTGTACAGGAGGTGCAAACTGGAAGAGATGGGCTTCAAGGACACAGACCCAGACAGCCAGCCCTTCAG CCTCCAAGAAACGTACGAGACCAAAAGGAAAGAGTTCTTGGGCGAGCtccagaagaaagaggaagaaatgagacaaATGTTTGTTAACAAAGTCAAGGAGACGGAGGCAGAGctgaaagagaaggagagagag CTGCATGAGAAATTTGAGCACTTAAAAAGGATACaccaggaggagaaaaggaaggtgGAGGATaagaggagggagctggaggaagagatgAACACCTTCAACAGGAGGAAAGTAGCAGTGGAAACCTTGCAGTCCCAATCCTTGCAGGCTACCTCACAGCAGCCACTGAAGAAggacaaagacaagaaaaa ATCAGTAATAACAGGAAACCACTCAGGAGTGAGCCTCTCCAGCTCCAAGGTGATGATCACCAAAGCCAACGTGGAGCCCCTGAACTGCACTAGCTGGTGGCACGCCATccagtgctgcagctgcctggTCAAGAACGCGACGTGGCGGGAAGGGTTCGTCTGA
- the SEPTIN8 gene encoding septin-8 isoform X1: protein MAATDLERFSNEEKRNLSLGGHVGFDSLPDQLVSKSVTQGFSFNILCVGETGIGKSTLMNTLFNTTFETEEASHYESAVRLRPRTYDLQESNVHLKLTIVDAVGFGDQINKDESYRPIVEYIDTQFENYLQEELKIRRSLFNYHDTRIHVCLYFITPTGHSLKSLDLVTMKKLDSKVNIIPIIAKADTISKSELHKFKIKIMSELVSNGVQIYQFPTDDEAVAEINSAMNAHLPFAVVGSTEEVKVGNKLVRARQYPWGVVQVENESHCDFVKLREMLIRVNMEDLREQTHTRHYELYRRCKLEEMGFKDTDPDSQPFSLQETYETKRKEFLGELQKKEEEMRQMFVNKVKETEAELKEKERELHEKFEHLKRIHQEEKRKVEDKRRELEEEMNTFNRRKVAVETLQSQSLQATSQQPLKKDKDKKNRSVITGNHSGVSLSSSKVMITKANVEPLNCTSWWHAIQCCSCLVKNATWREGFV, encoded by the exons AATGAAGAGAAGAGGAACCTTTCCCTGGGGGGCCATGTCGGCTTCGACAGTCTCCCCGACCAGCTGGTCAGCAAGTCTGTCACACAAGGCTTCAGCTTCAACATCCTCTGCGTGG GTGAGACTGGCATTGGGAAATCCACACTAATGAATACCCTCTTCAATACCACGTTTGAGACGGAGGAAGCCAGTCACTATGAGAGCGCAGTTCGCTTGCGGCCGCGGACCTACGACCTGCAGGAGAGCAACGTCCACCTGAAGCTAACGATTGTGGATGCGGTTGGATTTGGGGATCAGATAAATAAAGATGAAAG TTACAGGCCGATAGTTGAGTACATTGATACGCAGTTTGAAAACTATTTGCAAGAAGAACTGAAAATCCGCCGATCTCTCTTCAACTATCACGACACGAGGATTCACGTCTGCCTGTACTTCATCACCCCAACTGGGCACTCGCTCAAGTCCTTGGACCTGGTGACAATGAAGAAGCTGGATAGCAAG gtGAACATCATCCCGATTATTGCCAAAGCAGACACCATCTCCAAGAGCGAGTTGCACAAGTTCAAGATCAAGATAATGAGCGAGCTTGTCAGCAATGGGGTACAGATCTATCAGTTCCCCACAGACGACGAAGCGGTCGCCGAGATCAACTCTGCGATGAAC GCTCATCTGCCCTTCGCTGTGGTCGGCAGCACGGAGGAGGTGAAAGTTGGGAACAAGCTGGTGAGAGCTCGGCAGTACCCTTGGGGAGTGGTGCAAG TTGAGAACGAAAGTCACTGTGACTTTGTGAAGCTGCGGGAAATGTTGATTCGAGTCAACATGGAGGATCTTCGGGAGCAGACTCACACCCGCCACTACGAGCTGTACAGGAGGTGCAAACTGGAAGAGATGGGCTTCAAGGACACAGACCCAGACAGCCAGCCCTTCAG CCTCCAAGAAACGTACGAGACCAAAAGGAAAGAGTTCTTGGGCGAGCtccagaagaaagaggaagaaatgagacaaATGTTTGTTAACAAAGTCAAGGAGACGGAGGCAGAGctgaaagagaaggagagagag CTGCATGAGAAATTTGAGCACTTAAAAAGGATACaccaggaggagaaaaggaaggtgGAGGATaagaggagggagctggaggaagagatgAACACCTTCAACAGGAGGAAAGTAGCAGTGGAAACCTTGCAGTCCCAATCCTTGCAGGCTACCTCACAGCAGCCACTGAAGAAggacaaagacaagaaaaa CAGATCAGTAATAACAGGAAACCACTCAGGAGTGAGCCTCTCCAGCTCCAAGGTGATGATCACCAAAGCCAACGTGGAGCCCCTGAACTGCACTAGCTGGTGGCACGCCATccagtgctgcagctgcctggTCAAGAACGCGACGTGGCGGGAAGGGTTCGTCTGA
- the SEPTIN8 gene encoding septin-8 isoform X4 — protein sequence MAATDLERFSNEEKRNLSLGGHVGFDSLPDQLVSKSVTQGFSFNILCVGETGIGKSTLMNTLFNTTFETEEASHYESAVRLRPRTYDLQESNVHLKLTIVDAVGFGDQINKDESYRPIVEYIDTQFENYLQEELKIRRSLFNYHDTRIHVCLYFITPTGHSLKSLDLVTMKKLDSKVNIIPIIAKADTISKSELHKFKIKIMSELVSNGVQIYQFPTDDEAVAEINSAMNAHLPFAVVGSTEEVKVGNKLVRARQYPWGVVQVENESHCDFVKLREMLIRVNMEDLREQTHTRHYELYRRCKLEEMGFKDTDPDSQPFSLQETYETKRKEFLGELQKKEEEMRQMFVNKVKETEAELKEKERELHEKFEHLKRIHQEEKRKVEDKRRELEEEMNTFNRRKVAVETLQSQSLQATSQQPLKKDKDKKNFFSLPTACSITSGRHVN from the exons AATGAAGAGAAGAGGAACCTTTCCCTGGGGGGCCATGTCGGCTTCGACAGTCTCCCCGACCAGCTGGTCAGCAAGTCTGTCACACAAGGCTTCAGCTTCAACATCCTCTGCGTGG GTGAGACTGGCATTGGGAAATCCACACTAATGAATACCCTCTTCAATACCACGTTTGAGACGGAGGAAGCCAGTCACTATGAGAGCGCAGTTCGCTTGCGGCCGCGGACCTACGACCTGCAGGAGAGCAACGTCCACCTGAAGCTAACGATTGTGGATGCGGTTGGATTTGGGGATCAGATAAATAAAGATGAAAG TTACAGGCCGATAGTTGAGTACATTGATACGCAGTTTGAAAACTATTTGCAAGAAGAACTGAAAATCCGCCGATCTCTCTTCAACTATCACGACACGAGGATTCACGTCTGCCTGTACTTCATCACCCCAACTGGGCACTCGCTCAAGTCCTTGGACCTGGTGACAATGAAGAAGCTGGATAGCAAG gtGAACATCATCCCGATTATTGCCAAAGCAGACACCATCTCCAAGAGCGAGTTGCACAAGTTCAAGATCAAGATAATGAGCGAGCTTGTCAGCAATGGGGTACAGATCTATCAGTTCCCCACAGACGACGAAGCGGTCGCCGAGATCAACTCTGCGATGAAC GCTCATCTGCCCTTCGCTGTGGTCGGCAGCACGGAGGAGGTGAAAGTTGGGAACAAGCTGGTGAGAGCTCGGCAGTACCCTTGGGGAGTGGTGCAAG TTGAGAACGAAAGTCACTGTGACTTTGTGAAGCTGCGGGAAATGTTGATTCGAGTCAACATGGAGGATCTTCGGGAGCAGACTCACACCCGCCACTACGAGCTGTACAGGAGGTGCAAACTGGAAGAGATGGGCTTCAAGGACACAGACCCAGACAGCCAGCCCTTCAG CCTCCAAGAAACGTACGAGACCAAAAGGAAAGAGTTCTTGGGCGAGCtccagaagaaagaggaagaaatgagacaaATGTTTGTTAACAAAGTCAAGGAGACGGAGGCAGAGctgaaagagaaggagagagag CTGCATGAGAAATTTGAGCACTTAAAAAGGATACaccaggaggagaaaaggaaggtgGAGGATaagaggagggagctggaggaagagatgAACACCTTCAACAGGAGGAAAGTAGCAGTGGAAACCTTGCAGTCCCAATCCTTGCAGGCTACCTCACAGCAGCCACTGAAGAAggacaaagacaagaaaaa cttttttAGTCTTCCCACTGCGTGCTCCATAACATCAGGAAGACATGTTAATTAG
- the SEPTIN8 gene encoding septin-8 isoform X5 — MAATDLERFSNEEKRNLSLGGHVGFDSLPDQLVSKSVTQGFSFNILCVGETGIGKSTLMNTLFNTTFETEEASHYESAVRLRPRTYDLQESNVHLKLTIVDAVGFGDQINKDESYRPIVEYIDTQFENYLQEELKIRRSLFNYHDTRIHVCLYFITPTGHSLKSLDLVTMKKLDSKVNIIPIIAKADTISKSELHKFKIKIMSELVSNGVQIYQFPTDDEAVAEINSAMNAHLPFAVVGSTEEVKVGNKLVRARQYPWGVVQVENESHCDFVKLREMLIRVNMEDLREQTHTRHYELYRRCKLEEMGFKDTDPDSQPFSLQETYETKRKEFLGELQKKEEEMRQMFVNKVKETEAELKEKERELHEKFEHLKRIHQEEKRKVEDKRRELEEEMNTFNRRKVAVETLQSQSLQATSQQPLKKDKDKKN, encoded by the exons AATGAAGAGAAGAGGAACCTTTCCCTGGGGGGCCATGTCGGCTTCGACAGTCTCCCCGACCAGCTGGTCAGCAAGTCTGTCACACAAGGCTTCAGCTTCAACATCCTCTGCGTGG GTGAGACTGGCATTGGGAAATCCACACTAATGAATACCCTCTTCAATACCACGTTTGAGACGGAGGAAGCCAGTCACTATGAGAGCGCAGTTCGCTTGCGGCCGCGGACCTACGACCTGCAGGAGAGCAACGTCCACCTGAAGCTAACGATTGTGGATGCGGTTGGATTTGGGGATCAGATAAATAAAGATGAAAG TTACAGGCCGATAGTTGAGTACATTGATACGCAGTTTGAAAACTATTTGCAAGAAGAACTGAAAATCCGCCGATCTCTCTTCAACTATCACGACACGAGGATTCACGTCTGCCTGTACTTCATCACCCCAACTGGGCACTCGCTCAAGTCCTTGGACCTGGTGACAATGAAGAAGCTGGATAGCAAG gtGAACATCATCCCGATTATTGCCAAAGCAGACACCATCTCCAAGAGCGAGTTGCACAAGTTCAAGATCAAGATAATGAGCGAGCTTGTCAGCAATGGGGTACAGATCTATCAGTTCCCCACAGACGACGAAGCGGTCGCCGAGATCAACTCTGCGATGAAC GCTCATCTGCCCTTCGCTGTGGTCGGCAGCACGGAGGAGGTGAAAGTTGGGAACAAGCTGGTGAGAGCTCGGCAGTACCCTTGGGGAGTGGTGCAAG TTGAGAACGAAAGTCACTGTGACTTTGTGAAGCTGCGGGAAATGTTGATTCGAGTCAACATGGAGGATCTTCGGGAGCAGACTCACACCCGCCACTACGAGCTGTACAGGAGGTGCAAACTGGAAGAGATGGGCTTCAAGGACACAGACCCAGACAGCCAGCCCTTCAG CCTCCAAGAAACGTACGAGACCAAAAGGAAAGAGTTCTTGGGCGAGCtccagaagaaagaggaagaaatgagacaaATGTTTGTTAACAAAGTCAAGGAGACGGAGGCAGAGctgaaagagaaggagagagag CTGCATGAGAAATTTGAGCACTTAAAAAGGATACaccaggaggagaaaaggaaggtgGAGGATaagaggagggagctggaggaagagatgAACACCTTCAACAGGAGGAAAGTAGCAGTGGAAACCTTGCAGTCCCAATCCTTGCAGGCTACCTCACAGCAGCCACTGAAGAAggacaaagacaagaaaaa ttaa